The Amycolatopsis sp. DG1A-15b genome window below encodes:
- a CDS encoding ABC transporter permease, whose amino-acid sequence MSTPTKETSAPAAPPQPSAARRVLTGIGVQNSSLIITLIALVILLSVLNENFFRTNNLLLIGSAITIMGLLALVQTLVIILGALDISVGSMAGLASVISAMVFTSTGNAEVGILAAVGVGILCGLVNGMIIIFGRVNPVVATLAMLATYKGIAQVISNGKAQGYTGGDDLFIFLAKGAIAGLPSLVWVFLIVAALLHFLLKYTDIGRNVYAIGGNDTAARLAGININRYIIGVYALVGVVAAIAGVLITARTGSGQPTSGSEGLELQAVTGAALGGTMLKGGRGSIISTVLAVVILGVLDNGMSGLGINPFWQNVAHGALLVIAVVLQQLRSGERRVGLPE is encoded by the coding sequence ATGAGTACCCCCACGAAGGAAACGTCGGCCCCCGCCGCGCCGCCCCAGCCGTCGGCCGCGCGCCGGGTGCTGACCGGCATCGGCGTGCAGAACTCGAGCCTGATCATCACGCTGATCGCGCTGGTGATCCTGCTGAGCGTGCTGAACGAGAACTTCTTCCGCACCAACAACCTGCTGCTGATCGGCAGCGCGATCACCATCATGGGGCTACTGGCCCTGGTCCAGACCCTGGTGATCATCCTGGGCGCGCTGGACATCTCGGTCGGCTCGATGGCCGGGCTGGCCTCGGTCATCTCGGCGATGGTGTTCACCTCGACCGGCAACGCCGAGGTCGGCATCCTCGCCGCGGTCGGCGTCGGCATCCTCTGCGGCCTGGTCAACGGCATGATCATCATCTTCGGCCGGGTCAACCCGGTGGTCGCGACGCTGGCCATGCTCGCCACCTACAAGGGCATCGCGCAGGTGATCTCCAACGGCAAGGCGCAGGGCTACACCGGTGGCGACGACCTGTTCATCTTCCTGGCCAAGGGCGCGATCGCGGGCCTGCCGTCACTGGTGTGGGTGTTCCTGATCGTCGCGGCGCTGCTGCACTTCCTGCTCAAGTACACCGACATCGGCCGCAACGTCTACGCCATCGGCGGCAACGACACCGCCGCGCGGCTGGCCGGCATCAACATCAACCGGTACATCATCGGCGTGTACGCGCTGGTCGGCGTGGTCGCGGCGATCGCGGGCGTGCTGATCACCGCCCGCACCGGGTCCGGCCAGCCGACGTCCGGGTCCGAGGGCCTGGAACTGCAGGCCGTCACCGGCGCCGCGCTCGGCGGCACGATGCTCAAGGGCGGGCGCGGGTCGATCATTTCGACCGTGCTCGCGGTGGTCATCCTGGGCGTGCTCGACAACGGCATGTCCGGGCTGGGCATCAACCCGTTCTGGCAGAACGTCGCCCACGGCGCCCTGCTGGTGATCGCGGTCGTGCTGCAGCAGCTGCGCAGCGGGGAGCGGCGCGTCGGCCTGCCCGAGTAG
- a CDS encoding sugar ABC transporter ATP-binding protein: MSASPPALAVEGIGKRFSGVTALDDVSLEFRSGEVLALMGENGAGKSTLLRVLSGDQGPDEGRLLLDGTEVAFDTPRAAMAAGVRVIYQEPEIIPHVSVAENVFVGELPATARVFSRRTLLKATQDALAEYGFEGVLNPMTLGVALSAAQRQIVEILRVLTAATPPRVIAFDEPTSSLSEHEVEALFRLIGRLRDSGVAVVYVSHRMKEIFQLADRVAVLRDGKLVGVQQAAETDEAGLVRMMIGRDLSALERRVTQDTGDVVLKLADVTTDDVTGISLQVRAGEVVCLAGLVGAGRSELARAIVGDLPIRSGTVELGGKRLRAHNPGDAVKAGIGFAPEERKTDALLMQRSVRDNVSIAVLDRLRRFRVVKRAKERALVEEYVRELRVRTPSMEQEVRKLSGGNQQKAVLARWLARRPKLLILDEPTRGVDVGAKAEIYRIIDGLAAEGIALLVISSDLPEVLTLADRILVMRAGRLAGEISREDATEEAVLTLAIPETEPAVDEAQEIGA, encoded by the coding sequence ATGTCCGCCTCTCCTCCCGCGCTCGCCGTCGAGGGCATCGGCAAGCGCTTCTCCGGTGTCACCGCCCTCGACGACGTCTCGCTGGAGTTCCGCTCCGGCGAAGTCCTGGCCCTGATGGGCGAGAACGGCGCCGGCAAGTCGACGCTCCTGCGCGTGCTGTCCGGTGACCAGGGCCCGGACGAGGGCCGGCTGCTCCTGGACGGCACCGAGGTTGCGTTCGACACCCCGCGCGCGGCGATGGCCGCCGGGGTGCGCGTGATCTACCAGGAACCCGAGATCATCCCGCACGTTTCCGTGGCGGAGAACGTCTTCGTCGGCGAACTGCCCGCGACGGCCCGGGTGTTCAGCCGCCGCACGCTGCTGAAGGCGACGCAGGACGCGCTCGCCGAGTACGGCTTCGAAGGCGTGCTCAACCCGATGACGCTCGGCGTCGCGCTGTCGGCCGCCCAGCGGCAGATCGTCGAGATCCTGCGCGTGCTCACCGCCGCCACGCCACCGCGGGTGATCGCGTTCGACGAGCCGACGTCGTCGCTGTCCGAACACGAAGTCGAGGCGCTGTTCCGGCTGATCGGACGGCTGCGCGACAGCGGCGTCGCGGTCGTCTACGTCTCGCACCGGATGAAGGAGATCTTCCAGCTCGCCGACCGCGTCGCCGTGCTGCGCGACGGGAAGCTCGTCGGCGTCCAGCAGGCCGCGGAGACCGACGAGGCCGGCCTGGTCCGGATGATGATCGGCCGTGACCTGTCGGCGCTGGAACGCCGTGTCACCCAGGACACCGGTGACGTGGTCCTGAAACTGGCCGACGTCACGACCGACGACGTCACCGGCATCTCGTTGCAGGTCCGCGCGGGCGAGGTGGTCTGCCTGGCCGGGCTGGTCGGCGCGGGACGCTCCGAGCTGGCCCGGGCGATCGTCGGCGACCTGCCGATCCGGTCCGGGACCGTGGAGCTCGGCGGCAAACGGCTGCGCGCGCACAACCCGGGTGACGCCGTGAAAGCGGGCATCGGCTTCGCGCCCGAAGAGCGCAAGACGGACGCGTTGCTCATGCAGCGGTCCGTACGGGACAACGTCTCCATCGCCGTCCTGGACCGGCTTCGCCGCTTCCGGGTCGTGAAGCGGGCGAAGGAACGCGCGCTCGTCGAGGAGTACGTACGCGAGCTTCGCGTGCGGACGCCGTCGATGGAGCAGGAAGTCCGCAAGCTGTCCGGCGGCAACCAGCAGAAGGCCGTCCTCGCGCGGTGGCTCGCGCGGCGGCCGAAGCTGCTGATCCTCGACGAGCCGACGCGCGGGGTCGACGTCGGCGCGAAGGCCGAGATCTACCGGATCATCGACGGCCTCGCCGCCGAAGGCATCGCGCTGCTGGTCATCTCCTCCGACCTGCCCGAGGTGCTGACGCTGGCCGACCGCATCCTCGTGATGCGGGCCGGGCGCCTGGCGGGCGAGATCAGCCGCGAAGACGCGACCGAGGAAGCCGTGCTGACCCTCGCCATCCCCGAAACCGAACCAGCCGTGGACGAAGCCCAGGAGATCGGCGCATGA
- a CDS encoding substrate-binding domain-containing protein — protein sequence MISGALLASCSSGKDTAAPQQQAPTNGKVTLYYLQKQGDQQYFVEQAQGAQEKAKELGVELKVVNLGQDANKAITELDAAVAQGANGVAIVVPDQAIGPQVIDKAKSAGIPLIASDDVIKDGTGAKAPFVGFNGSQMGDSVGTEAGKLFKAANWTAADTKIISAFKQDLTVCTDRVNAAKSAFAKAAGADVQVIDVGTDNSPVDAQNRSGAVIGSNPGVKHWVVWGCNDENETGVVTALANSGVAANNIIGVGLGAYLTCKDWAANKDTGNKAALYISGAEVGRSAIQVLVDKVKNGKELPAETIAKTTIVNKDNYKQAGVNCT from the coding sequence TTGATTTCTGGCGCTCTGCTGGCCTCCTGCTCTTCGGGCAAAGACACCGCGGCACCGCAGCAGCAGGCGCCCACCAATGGCAAGGTCACCCTGTACTACCTGCAGAAACAGGGCGACCAGCAGTACTTCGTCGAGCAGGCGCAGGGCGCGCAGGAGAAGGCGAAGGAGCTCGGCGTCGAGCTCAAGGTCGTCAACCTCGGCCAGGACGCCAACAAGGCGATCACCGAACTGGACGCCGCGGTCGCCCAAGGCGCCAACGGTGTCGCCATCGTCGTCCCGGACCAGGCGATCGGCCCGCAGGTGATCGACAAGGCCAAGAGCGCGGGCATCCCGCTGATCGCCTCCGACGACGTCATCAAGGACGGCACCGGCGCGAAGGCCCCGTTCGTCGGCTTCAACGGCAGCCAGATGGGCGACTCGGTCGGCACCGAGGCCGGGAAGCTGTTCAAGGCCGCGAACTGGACCGCCGCCGACACGAAGATCATCAGCGCGTTCAAGCAGGACCTGACCGTCTGCACCGACCGCGTCAACGCCGCGAAGTCGGCGTTCGCCAAGGCCGCGGGCGCGGACGTCCAGGTCATCGACGTCGGCACCGACAACTCCCCCGTCGACGCGCAGAACCGGTCCGGTGCCGTGATCGGCTCCAACCCGGGCGTCAAGCACTGGGTCGTCTGGGGCTGCAACGACGAGAACGAGACCGGGGTCGTGACCGCGCTGGCCAACTCCGGCGTGGCGGCGAACAACATCATCGGTGTCGGTCTCGGCGCGTACCTCACCTGCAAGGACTGGGCCGCGAACAAGGACACCGGCAACAAGGCCGCGCTCTACATCTCCGGCGCCGAGGTCGGCCGCTCGGCGATCCAGGTGCTGGTCGACAAGGTGAAGAACGGCAAGGAGCTGCCCGCGGAGACGATCGCCAAGACCACGATCGTCAACAAGGACAACTACAAGCAGGCCGGCGTCAACTGCACCTGA
- a CDS encoding CapA family protein — protein sequence MTKHRVAALAGVAVLAAACSSPPQQQGPAPTPFPEAAASSSAGAAAPEGSFSVVATGDVLIHPALTEQAEADGGGKIDYRPLLAGIKPLISGADLGICHLETPLAPEGGPYSGYPSFSAPPEIADAIKDTGYDTCSTSSNHTIDQGAEGVTRTLDKLDGIGVKHTGSARSAGEAAKPLILDVHGVKVAQVSYAFGFNGIKVPAGKPWLANQIDVDDVLAAARKAKQAGAQVVIASLHWGVEYQHEPTAEQGSQAKKILASDDIDLIVGHHAHVVQPFEKIGDKWVAYGLGNSVARHSEPKGDTEEGAAARFRFVRDGDRWKVDKAEYIPTLIRLEAPIRLIDLSTSPPSPQVTKALQDTDKNILSLGAAKSGLTRPGK from the coding sequence ATGACGAAGCACCGCGTCGCCGCGCTCGCCGGGGTCGCCGTCCTGGCGGCGGCGTGCAGCAGTCCGCCGCAGCAGCAGGGGCCGGCGCCGACGCCCTTTCCCGAGGCGGCCGCTTCTTCTTCCGCGGGAGCCGCCGCCCCCGAGGGGTCGTTCAGCGTCGTCGCCACCGGGGACGTCCTGATCCACCCGGCGCTGACCGAGCAGGCCGAGGCCGACGGCGGCGGGAAGATCGACTACCGGCCGCTGCTGGCCGGGATCAAGCCGCTGATCTCCGGCGCCGACCTCGGCATCTGCCACCTCGAGACGCCGCTGGCGCCGGAGGGCGGCCCGTACAGCGGCTACCCGTCGTTCAGCGCACCGCCGGAGATCGCCGACGCGATCAAGGACACCGGCTACGACACCTGCTCGACGTCGTCCAACCACACGATCGACCAAGGCGCCGAGGGCGTCACCCGGACCCTCGACAAGCTCGACGGCATCGGCGTCAAGCACACCGGCTCGGCGCGGTCGGCGGGCGAGGCCGCGAAGCCGCTGATCCTCGACGTCCACGGCGTCAAGGTCGCCCAGGTGTCGTACGCGTTCGGCTTCAACGGCATCAAGGTGCCCGCCGGGAAACCGTGGCTGGCCAACCAGATCGACGTCGACGACGTCCTCGCCGCCGCGCGCAAGGCGAAGCAGGCCGGGGCGCAGGTCGTGATCGCGAGCCTGCACTGGGGCGTCGAGTACCAGCACGAGCCGACGGCCGAACAGGGGTCGCAGGCGAAGAAGATCCTGGCGTCGGACGACATCGACCTGATCGTCGGCCACCACGCCCACGTGGTCCAGCCGTTCGAGAAGATCGGCGACAAGTGGGTGGCCTACGGCCTCGGCAACAGCGTCGCCCGCCACTCCGAACCGAAGGGCGACACGGAGGAAGGCGCGGCGGCCCGCTTCCGCTTCGTCCGCGACGGCGACCGCTGGAAGGTCGACAAGGCCGAGTACATCCCGACCCTGATCCGGCTGGAAGCTCCGATCCGCCTGATCGACTTGTCGACATCACCGCCGTCTCCCCAGGTCACCAAGGCCCTCCAGGACACAGACAAGAACATCCTGAGCCTCGGCGCCGCCAAGTCCGGCCTCACCCGCCCCGGCAAGTAA
- a CDS encoding family 2 encapsulin nanocompartment cargo protein polyprenyl transferase gives MTTMNTRTAARPLADVLAWSKGLVDPALRAAAERLPEAMRRIAAYHFGWQDAHGRPAATDGGKALRPALALLCAEAAGGEAADAVPAAVAVELVHNFSLLHDDVMDGDTTRRHRATAWTVFGTGPAVLAGDALLSLAFEVLAPSGAANAKVLSAATLALLEGQAADLDFEQRDDVTPGECVRMAEGKTAALLGAACTLGAASGPAGADRFGAFGRAVGLAFQHVDDLLGIWGDPAVTGKPVYSDLQNRKKSLPVVTALSSGTPAGADLATLYARHDPLDEIALARAASLVEAAGGRQWSQAQAEALLAKALRDLAATGPPSRATAELASLARLITTRTH, from the coding sequence ATGACCACCATGAACACGCGCACCGCGGCCCGTCCGCTCGCCGACGTCCTCGCGTGGAGCAAGGGGCTCGTCGACCCGGCGTTGCGGGCGGCCGCCGAACGCCTGCCGGAGGCGATGCGGCGGATCGCCGCCTACCACTTCGGCTGGCAGGACGCCCACGGGCGGCCGGCGGCCACCGACGGCGGCAAGGCACTGCGGCCGGCGTTGGCGTTGCTGTGCGCCGAAGCCGCGGGCGGGGAAGCGGCCGACGCCGTGCCGGCCGCCGTCGCGGTCGAGCTGGTGCACAACTTCTCGCTGCTGCACGACGACGTCATGGACGGCGACACCACCCGGCGGCACCGCGCGACGGCGTGGACGGTGTTCGGCACCGGGCCGGCCGTGCTGGCCGGGGACGCGTTGCTGAGCCTGGCGTTCGAGGTGCTGGCGCCGAGCGGGGCGGCGAACGCGAAGGTGCTGTCGGCGGCGACGCTGGCCCTGCTCGAAGGGCAGGCCGCGGACCTGGACTTCGAGCAACGCGACGACGTCACCCCCGGCGAGTGCGTCCGGATGGCGGAGGGCAAGACGGCGGCCCTGCTGGGCGCGGCGTGCACGCTCGGGGCGGCGTCCGGACCGGCAGGCGCGGACCGCTTCGGCGCGTTCGGCCGGGCGGTGGGCCTGGCGTTCCAGCACGTCGACGACCTGCTCGGCATCTGGGGCGATCCGGCCGTCACCGGCAAGCCGGTGTATTCGGACCTCCAGAACCGCAAGAAGTCACTGCCGGTGGTGACGGCCCTGTCTTCGGGCACGCCAGCCGGCGCCGACCTCGCCACCCTCTACGCCCGGCACGACCCCCTGGACGAGATCGCGCTGGCCCGCGCGGCTTCCCTCGTCGAGGCCGCGGGCGGACGCCAGTGGAGCCAGGCCCAGGCGGAGGCGTTGCTGGCCAAGGCCCTGCGAGACCTCGCCGCAACCGGCCCGCCTTCCCGCGCCACCGCCGAGCTCGCCTCCCTGGCCCGCCTCATCACCACCCGAACCCACTGA
- a CDS encoding family 2B encapsulin nanocompartment shell protein, protein MTVTEETASVQLSLSVRAARTLTTTTKTLPQMRGITTRWLLSQLPWVEVPAGSYRVNRRLTYTLGDGKLSFYNTGARVHVVPAELTELAVLRGFGDETALGALADAFEQREYEPGDTLFTAGSPRDALVLLAHGKVTRHGTGPYGDDLLLGAATDGDHFGEELLAPDPGTWTFTARAATRVTALVLPAAVYARLNGRSEALRTHVAEALSRPRKPQNAKGEAAIDLAAGHDGEPLLPGTYVDYDPSPREYDLAVAQTVLRVHNRVADLYNQPMNQLEQQLRLTVEALRERQEHELVNNTDFGLLHNTDLKQRITTRTGPPTPLDLDDLLSRRRKTRFFLAHPQAIAAFGRECTSRRIYPDTTVLDGKPVTAWRGVPILPCDKIPISPSGTTSILAMRTGEDDAGVIALRPKSLPDEYQPGLNVRNMNTNDQAITSYLVSAYHSAAVLVPDALGALDDVQVGR, encoded by the coding sequence GTGACCGTCACCGAAGAAACGGCGTCGGTGCAGCTGTCGCTGAGCGTTCGCGCGGCACGGACACTGACCACCACCACCAAAACGCTGCCGCAGATGCGCGGCATCACCACCCGCTGGCTGCTGTCCCAGCTCCCCTGGGTCGAAGTCCCCGCCGGCTCCTACCGCGTCAACCGGCGCCTCACCTACACCCTCGGCGACGGCAAGCTCTCCTTCTACAACACCGGCGCCCGCGTCCACGTCGTCCCCGCCGAACTCACGGAACTCGCCGTGCTGCGCGGCTTCGGCGACGAAACAGCCCTGGGTGCGTTGGCGGACGCCTTCGAGCAACGCGAGTACGAACCCGGCGACACGCTCTTCACCGCCGGCTCGCCACGGGACGCGCTCGTCCTCCTCGCCCACGGCAAAGTCACCCGCCACGGCACCGGCCCCTACGGCGACGACCTCCTCCTCGGCGCCGCCACCGACGGCGACCACTTCGGCGAAGAACTCCTCGCCCCCGACCCCGGCACCTGGACCTTCACCGCCCGCGCCGCCACCCGCGTCACCGCCCTCGTCCTGCCCGCCGCGGTTTACGCGCGTCTCAACGGCCGATCCGAGGCGCTCCGCACCCATGTCGCGGAAGCGCTGTCACGGCCACGGAAACCCCAGAACGCCAAGGGGGAAGCCGCGATCGACCTGGCTGCCGGTCACGACGGCGAACCGCTGTTGCCCGGCACCTACGTCGACTACGATCCTTCGCCCCGCGAATACGATCTGGCCGTGGCCCAGACCGTCCTGCGGGTCCACAACCGCGTCGCCGACCTCTACAACCAGCCGATGAACCAGCTCGAACAACAGCTGCGCCTGACCGTGGAAGCGTTGCGGGAACGGCAAGAACACGAACTGGTCAACAACACCGACTTCGGGCTGCTGCACAACACCGACCTCAAACAGCGCATCACCACGCGCACCGGCCCACCCACCCCGCTCGACCTCGACGACCTGCTCAGCCGGCGCCGCAAAACCCGCTTCTTCCTCGCCCACCCCCAGGCGATCGCCGCCTTCGGCCGCGAATGCACCAGCCGCCGCATCTACCCCGACACCACCGTCCTCGACGGCAAACCCGTCACCGCCTGGCGTGGCGTCCCGATCCTGCCCTGCGACAAGATCCCGATCAGCCCCTCCGGCACCACCTCGATCCTCGCCATGCGCACCGGCGAAGACGACGCCGGCGTCATCGCCCTCCGCCCGAAATCGCTGCCCGACGAGTACCAACCCGGACTGAACGTCCGCAACATGAACACCAACGACCAAGCCATCACCTCCTACCTCGTCAGCGCCTACCACTCCGCCGCCGTCCTCGTCCCCGACGCCCTCGGCGCTCTCGACGACGTCCAGGTCGGTCGCTGA
- a CDS encoding family 2B encapsulin nanocompartment shell protein produces the protein MTVTDPVESEQAPSSLGRAAARTLATTTKSVPQMQGISSRWLLKLLPWVEVAAGSYRVNRRLSYAVGDGRVTFTTTGAHVRVIPPELGELAPLRGFDDDDTLTELADRFTQHEYAPGDALVEFGSPADQVFLLAHGKITKIGTGAYGDQVTLATLADGDHFGETTLLDPDGIWEFTAKAVTTCTVLSLPRTAFDDILTRSPALQAHLADYRARGTTASNDHGEAEITLASGHDGEPTLPATFVDYEANPREYELSVAQTVLRVHSRVADLYNQPMNQIEQQLRLTVEALRERQEHELINNTDFGLLHNTDFAQRIPTRTGPPTPDDLDHLLTLVWKDPSFFLAHPKTIAAFGRECTKAGLYPTSVDLAGHQVPSWRGIPILPCNKIPVTDTRTSSILLMRTGEQSQGVVGLHQTGLPDEYQPGLNVRFMGINEQAIISYLVSAYYSAAVLVPDALAVLESAEIGRETS, from the coding sequence GTGACTGTCACCGACCCGGTGGAATCCGAGCAGGCCCCGTCGAGCCTGGGACGGGCAGCGGCCCGGACACTGGCCACCACCACCAAATCCGTCCCCCAGATGCAGGGCATCTCCTCCCGCTGGCTGCTCAAACTCCTCCCCTGGGTCGAAGTCGCAGCCGGGTCCTACCGCGTCAACCGCCGCCTCTCCTACGCCGTCGGCGACGGCCGCGTCACCTTCACCACCACCGGCGCCCACGTCCGCGTCATCCCCCCCGAACTCGGCGAACTCGCCCCCCTGCGCGGCTTCGACGACGACGACACCCTCACCGAACTCGCCGACCGCTTCACCCAACACGAATACGCCCCCGGCGACGCCCTCGTCGAATTCGGCTCCCCCGCCGACCAGGTCTTCCTCCTCGCCCACGGCAAAATCACCAAAATCGGCACCGGCGCCTACGGCGACCAAGTCACCCTCGCCACCCTCGCCGACGGCGACCACTTCGGCGAAACCACCCTCCTCGACCCCGACGGCATCTGGGAATTCACCGCCAAAGCCGTCACCACCTGCACCGTCCTGTCCCTCCCCCGCACCGCCTTCGACGACATCCTCACCCGCTCCCCCGCCCTGCAAGCCCACCTCGCCGACTACCGCGCCCGCGGCACCACCGCCAGCAACGACCACGGCGAAGCCGAAATCACCCTCGCCTCCGGCCACGACGGCGAACCCACCCTCCCCGCCACCTTCGTCGACTACGAAGCCAACCCCCGCGAATACGAACTGTCGGTCGCCCAAACCGTGCTACGCGTCCACTCCCGCGTCGCCGACCTCTACAACCAGCCCATGAACCAAATCGAACAACAACTACGGCTGACCGTGGAAGCCCTACGCGAACGCCAAGAACACGAACTCATCAACAACACCGACTTCGGGCTCCTCCACAACACCGACTTCGCCCAGCGCATCCCCACCCGCACCGGCCCACCCACCCCCGACGACCTCGACCACCTGCTCACCCTCGTCTGGAAAGACCCCAGCTTCTTCCTCGCCCACCCCAAAACCATCGCCGCCTTCGGCCGCGAATGCACCAAAGCCGGCCTCTACCCCACCAGCGTCGACCTCGCCGGCCACCAAGTCCCCTCCTGGCGCGGCATCCCCATCCTCCCCTGCAACAAAATCCCCGTCACCGACACCCGCACCAGCTCCATCCTCCTCATGCGCACCGGCGAACAAAGCCAAGGCGTCGTCGGCCTCCACCAAACCGGACTCCCCGACGAATACCAACCCGGACTCAACGTCCGATTCATGGGCATCAACGAACAAGCCATCATCTCCTACCTCGTCTCCGCCTACTACTCCGCCGCCGTCCTCGTCCCCGACGCCCTCGCCGTCCTCGAAAGCGCCGAAATCGGCCGGGAAACGTCGTGA
- a CDS encoding DUF4239 domain-containing protein: protein MNIFVAGSLWVAGAAGVGGLIAYLVRRFGRDDEGRPGNNDAAGQVFTIVGGLHAVLVAFVLISLYDSVGTVGQNAQAEADGLVAATWAADALPEVTKDRVHQLASAYARTVEEQEWPRLADGGDVPATGASQLDQMRQAVSEAPADDDWLLDRKTEASNQLWSVYQARQQRLSHSGAGGVGAVVWFALILGSLITAILLPNLFGGTRLAAHVVIVSTLAGTITLLLFAIYQLQNPFSGGVSVPPEAFTSALARLA, encoded by the coding sequence ATGAACATCTTCGTGGCCGGCAGTCTCTGGGTGGCCGGTGCGGCCGGCGTCGGCGGCCTGATCGCCTACCTGGTCCGCCGGTTCGGCCGGGACGACGAAGGCAGGCCCGGCAACAACGACGCGGCCGGTCAGGTGTTCACCATCGTCGGCGGGCTGCACGCGGTCCTGGTCGCCTTCGTCCTCATCTCGCTGTACGACTCGGTCGGCACCGTGGGCCAGAACGCGCAGGCCGAAGCCGACGGCCTGGTCGCCGCCACCTGGGCGGCCGACGCGCTGCCCGAGGTCACGAAGGACCGCGTGCACCAGCTCGCCTCGGCCTACGCGCGCACGGTCGAGGAGCAGGAGTGGCCGCGCCTGGCCGACGGCGGCGACGTACCCGCCACGGGTGCTTCGCAGCTTGACCAGATGCGCCAGGCGGTGTCGGAAGCCCCGGCCGACGACGACTGGCTGCTGGACCGCAAGACCGAGGCGAGCAACCAGCTCTGGTCGGTCTACCAGGCCCGGCAGCAGCGGCTGTCCCACTCCGGCGCCGGCGGGGTCGGCGCGGTCGTCTGGTTCGCGCTGATCCTCGGCAGCCTGATCACGGCCATCCTGCTGCCCAACCTGTTCGGCGGCACGCGGCTGGCCGCGCACGTCGTCATCGTGTCCACCCTGGCCGGCACGATCACGTTGCTGCTGTTCGCGATCTACCAGCTGCAGAACCCGTTCAGCGGCGGTGTCAGCGTGCCCCCCGAGGCGTTCACCTCCGCGCTGGCCAGGCTGGCTTGA
- a CDS encoding autoinducer 2 ABC transporter substrate-binding protein gives MRGPTKTFRRVATLPLVAALALGGCSDQLGSPPAPPPTRIEFVPKVRDIPYFDAMNNGGLEAAKQLGVVWHSTGPETVDPAAQVTILRELIAKKVDVIVVAPNDPAALAGVIAEARAKGIHVLTSDTDAPGTQREVFVNQASAQGIGTALVDALMAKTGGTGQYAIVSCGPAAANLNSWIAVQKDYAATRYPKAELVDTVYAGEDENTATALAKQLMAAHPGLTGLIGECTTSAPGVAKAVDDEQKIGRVFTVGVGTPQAIKPFLLKGSCSQSVLWNVESLGYLTAWTAKQVADGKPLSPVNKVSLELPAVKYDAAAKTVLLGDPLLITADNVDQFKY, from the coding sequence ATGCGAGGGCCGACGAAGACCTTCCGGCGGGTCGCGACGTTGCCGCTGGTGGCGGCGCTCGCGCTCGGAGGCTGCTCGGACCAGCTGGGCAGCCCGCCCGCGCCGCCGCCGACCCGGATCGAGTTCGTGCCCAAGGTCCGCGACATCCCGTACTTCGACGCCATGAACAACGGCGGCTTGGAGGCGGCGAAACAGCTGGGCGTGGTGTGGCACTCGACCGGGCCGGAGACCGTGGACCCGGCCGCGCAAGTGACGATCCTGCGCGAGCTGATCGCGAAGAAGGTCGACGTCATCGTCGTGGCCCCGAACGACCCGGCCGCGCTCGCCGGCGTGATCGCCGAGGCCAGGGCGAAGGGCATCCACGTGCTCACCTCCGACACCGACGCGCCGGGCACGCAGCGCGAGGTGTTCGTCAACCAGGCCAGCGCGCAGGGCATCGGCACCGCGCTCGTCGACGCGCTGATGGCCAAGACCGGCGGCACCGGCCAGTACGCGATCGTCTCCTGCGGCCCGGCCGCGGCGAACCTCAACTCGTGGATCGCCGTCCAGAAGGACTACGCGGCCACGCGCTACCCGAAGGCGGAGCTCGTCGACACCGTGTACGCGGGCGAAGACGAAAACACCGCGACGGCGCTGGCCAAGCAGCTCATGGCCGCCCACCCGGGCCTGACCGGGCTGATCGGCGAGTGCACGACGTCCGCGCCCGGCGTCGCGAAGGCCGTCGATGACGAGCAGAAGATCGGCCGGGTGTTCACCGTCGGCGTCGGGACGCCGCAGGCCATCAAGCCGTTCCTGCTCAAGGGCTCGTGCTCGCAGTCGGTGCTGTGGAACGTCGAGTCGCTGGGCTACCTGACCGCGTGGACGGCGAAGCAGGTCGCCGACGGCAAGCCCCTGAGCCCGGTGAACAAGGTGAGTCTGGAGCTGCCGGCGGTGAAGTACGACGCCGCGGCGAAGACCGTCCTGCTGGGCGACCCGCTGCTCATCACCGCCGACAACGTCGACCAGTTCAAGTACTGA